The Streptomyces sp. SS1-1 genome has a segment encoding these proteins:
- a CDS encoding SWIM zinc finger family protein translates to MTQQGVRWTADQVLALAPDAASRKAGSKLGAAGPWSEAGNSDEGTVWGLCKGSGSKPYQTVIDLADASGPAYKCSCPSRKFPCKHALGLLLLWAGGDGVVPEGQAPDWAEQWLAGRRQRAQEKRAAGPAGSSGAAADPEAARRRAERRALRVTAGATELEQRLADLLRGGLAGAEQAGYGLWEETAARMVDAQAPGLAARVRELGAIPASGPGWPVRLLEECALVHLLDQGWLGRERLPGELAETVRSRIGLPSSADGPPVRDRWLVLAQYDTADVKLTTRRIWLHGADSGRTALLLSYGAAGRAPELSLPVGLALDAEVAAYGGAGQVRAALGEQFAPPAPTEVRPPGVTTAEAAARYGEALRHDPWLDSVPVTLDRVVPVPDGDGWQLADADADSALPLTAAARSRPGLWRLVALSGGAPVTVFGECGHRGFTPLTAWAEGTGEAVRLW, encoded by the coding sequence ATGACTCAGCAGGGGGTGCGCTGGACCGCGGACCAGGTGCTGGCACTGGCACCTGACGCCGCATCACGCAAAGCGGGAAGCAAACTCGGGGCGGCGGGGCCGTGGTCCGAGGCGGGGAATTCCGACGAGGGGACGGTGTGGGGACTGTGCAAGGGCAGTGGCAGCAAGCCGTATCAGACGGTGATCGACCTCGCGGACGCGTCCGGGCCCGCGTACAAGTGCAGTTGTCCCAGCCGTAAGTTCCCGTGCAAGCACGCGCTCGGGCTGCTGCTGCTCTGGGCGGGCGGGGACGGGGTCGTGCCGGAGGGGCAGGCGCCGGACTGGGCGGAGCAGTGGCTGGCGGGCCGGCGGCAGCGCGCCCAGGAGAAGCGGGCGGCGGGCCCGGCCGGCTCGTCCGGGGCCGCCGCCGATCCCGAGGCGGCGCGGCGCCGGGCCGAGCGCCGGGCGCTGCGGGTCACCGCGGGGGCGACGGAGCTGGAGCAGCGGCTCGCCGACCTGCTGCGCGGCGGCCTCGCGGGCGCGGAGCAGGCGGGGTACGGGCTGTGGGAGGAGACGGCGGCCCGGATGGTCGACGCCCAGGCGCCGGGGCTGGCCGCGCGGGTGCGGGAGCTGGGTGCGATACCGGCATCGGGCCCCGGCTGGCCGGTGCGGTTGCTGGAGGAGTGCGCGCTGGTGCACCTTCTCGACCAGGGCTGGCTGGGCCGTGAGCGCCTGCCCGGCGAGCTGGCGGAGACGGTCCGCTCCCGGATCGGCCTGCCGTCCTCGGCGGACGGTCCGCCGGTGCGCGACCGCTGGCTGGTGCTCGCCCAGTACGACACGGCGGACGTGAAACTGACGACGCGCCGGATCTGGCTGCACGGCGCCGACTCGGGCCGTACGGCCCTCCTCCTCTCCTACGGTGCGGCGGGCCGCGCCCCGGAGCTGTCGCTGCCGGTGGGGCTCGCGCTCGACGCGGAGGTGGCGGCGTACGGGGGTGCCGGGCAGGTGCGGGCGGCCCTGGGCGAGCAGTTCGCGCCGCCGGCGCCCACGGAGGTCCGGCCGCCCGGGGTGACGACGGCGGAGGCGGCCGCCCGGTACGGCGAGGCGCTGCGCCACGATCCGTGGCTGGACTCGGTGCCGGTGACCCTGGACCGGGTGGTGCCCGTCCCGGACGGCGACGGGTGGCAACTGGCGGACGCCGACGCGGACTCGGCGCTGCCGCTCACCGCGGCCGCCCGCTCCCGGCCCGGGCTGTGGCGGCTGGTCGCGCTGTCGGGGGGCGCACCGGTCACCGTGTTCGGCGAGTGCGGCCACCGCGGTTTCACACCGCTCACCGCCTGGGCGGAAGGGACGGGAGAGGCGGTGCGCCTGTGGTGA
- a CDS encoding ATP-binding protein — protein MTVSVEPTSVDTGATEEAQALRPHAEDAFAHELAALAAQDDRPRPARWKLSPWSVATYLLGGTLPDGTVITPKYVGPRRIVEVAVTTLATDRALLLLGVPGTAKTWVSEHLAAAVSGDSTLLVQGTAGTPEEAIRYGWNYARLLAHGPSRDALVPSPVMRAMAEGMTARVEELTRIPADVQDTLITILSEKTLPIPELGQEVQAVRGFNLIATANDRDRGVNDLSSALRRRFNTVVLPLPESADAEVDIVSRRVDQIGRSLDLPASPDGIDEIRRVVTVFRELRDGVTADGRTKLKSPSGTLSTAEAISVVTNGLALAAHFGDGVLRPGDVAAGILGAVVRDPAADRVIWQEYLEAVVRERDGWTDFYRACREVSA, from the coding sequence ATGACTGTGTCCGTTGAGCCGACGTCCGTCGACACGGGGGCGACGGAGGAGGCCCAGGCGTTGCGACCGCACGCCGAGGACGCCTTCGCCCACGAACTGGCCGCGCTGGCCGCGCAGGACGACCGTCCGCGCCCGGCCCGCTGGAAGCTGTCGCCGTGGTCCGTGGCCACCTATCTTCTCGGCGGCACTCTCCCGGACGGCACGGTGATCACCCCGAAGTACGTGGGCCCGCGCCGCATCGTCGAGGTCGCCGTCACGACGCTCGCCACGGACCGCGCCCTGCTCCTGCTCGGCGTGCCCGGCACCGCGAAGACCTGGGTCTCCGAGCATCTGGCCGCCGCGGTCAGCGGTGACTCGACGCTGCTGGTCCAGGGCACGGCCGGCACCCCGGAAGAGGCCATCCGCTACGGCTGGAACTACGCGCGGCTGCTCGCGCACGGCCCCAGCCGGGACGCGCTGGTGCCCAGCCCGGTGATGCGGGCCATGGCGGAGGGGATGACGGCGCGGGTCGAGGAGCTGACCCGTATCCCGGCGGACGTGCAGGACACGCTGATCACGATCCTGTCCGAGAAGACCCTGCCCATACCGGAGCTGGGGCAGGAGGTGCAGGCCGTCCGCGGGTTCAACCTGATCGCCACCGCCAACGACCGGGACCGCGGGGTCAACGACCTGTCGAGCGCGCTGCGCCGCCGTTTCAACACGGTCGTGCTGCCGCTGCCGGAGAGCGCCGACGCGGAGGTGGACATCGTGTCCCGCCGCGTCGACCAGATCGGACGCTCCCTCGATCTGCCGGCGTCGCCCGACGGCATCGACGAGATCCGCCGGGTGGTCACCGTGTTCCGTGAGCTGCGCGACGGGGTCACGGCCGACGGCCGGACGAAGCTGAAGTCGCCGAGCGGCACGCTCTCGACGGCCGAGGCGATCTCCGTCGTCACCAACGGCCTCGCCCTGGCCGCCCACTTCGGCGACGGCGTGCTGCGGCCGGGGGACGTCGCCGCGGGCATCCTCGGCGCCGTCGTCCGAGACCCGGCCGCCGACCGGGTCATCTGGCAGGAGTACCTGGAGGCGGTCGTCCGGGAGCGGGACGGCTGGACGGACTTCTACCGCGCCTGCCGGGAGGTGAGCGCGTGA
- a CDS encoding DUF5682 family protein, translating into MTGVEETASDGARAGSGARPAGPLLLGVRHHGPGSARAVRAALDAARPRTVLIEGPPEADALVPLAGDETMRPPVALLAHAVDEPGRSAFWPLAEFSPEWVALRWALEHQVPARFIDLPATHTLAWSRDGETDSGPTAQQEDAEDVEDRGDDGDLAADVRVDPLAVLAETAGYDDPERWWEDVVEHRGTAGGDVFAPFQGLEEAMSALREVYGSGGHDRDLVREAYMRLQVRAAQREFGDDVAVVCGAWHVPALRRKSTVAADKALLKGLPKVKTEMTWVPWTHRRLARASGYGAGIDSPGWYGHLFGAPDRPVERWMTKVAGLLREEDRIVSSAHVIEAVRLAETLAVMRGRPLPGLSETTDAIRAVMCEGSDVPLELIRDRLIVGDVLGEVPEAAPAVPLQRDLDRVQRRLRLRPEALERELELDLRKENDAERSRLLHRLRLLGVAWGEPVASRGSTGTFRETWRLRWEPELAVRVAEAGVWGTTVLAAATARAEADAVAAQGLADVTALAERCLLAELPDALPVVMDVLAERAALDADVGHLAQALPALVRSLRYGDVRGTDTGALAEVAAGLAERVFVGLPPACVGLDTDAADEMRRHVDAVHGALGLLGDAVTGMRPRWHGVLRVLSGRDTVPGVIRGRAVRLLLDDGELRQEDAARLMGLALSPGTPPGDAAAWIEGFVGGGSGGGMLLVHDERLLGLVDTWLTGVPAEAFTDVLPLLRRTFSAYEPGVRRTLGELVRRGPGERQGVGTAGAGIPGFADELDRERADAVVPVVRLLLGLDGTEDGAAGRGRPAAGDLVGATG; encoded by the coding sequence GTGACAGGCGTTGAGGAGACCGCGAGCGACGGCGCGCGGGCGGGGTCGGGGGCCCGGCCCGCCGGGCCGCTGCTGCTCGGGGTGCGGCACCACGGGCCGGGGTCGGCGCGGGCGGTCCGCGCGGCCCTGGACGCGGCGCGGCCGCGCACCGTGCTGATCGAGGGGCCTCCCGAGGCCGACGCCCTGGTGCCGCTCGCCGGGGACGAGACCATGCGGCCGCCGGTCGCCCTTCTCGCCCACGCCGTGGACGAGCCCGGCCGGTCGGCGTTCTGGCCGCTCGCCGAGTTCTCCCCGGAGTGGGTGGCCCTCCGCTGGGCCCTGGAACACCAGGTCCCGGCCCGCTTCATCGACCTGCCCGCCACACACACCCTGGCGTGGAGCAGGGACGGCGAGACGGACTCCGGACCGACCGCCCAGCAGGAGGACGCGGAGGACGTCGAAGACAGGGGGGACGACGGGGACCTGGCGGCCGACGTCCGCGTCGACCCCCTCGCCGTGCTCGCCGAGACCGCCGGCTACGACGATCCCGAGCGCTGGTGGGAGGACGTCGTCGAGCACCGGGGCACGGCCGGCGGGGACGTGTTCGCCCCCTTCCAGGGGCTGGAGGAGGCGATGTCCGCCCTGCGGGAGGTGTACGGCAGCGGTGGTCACGACCGGGACCTGGTGCGCGAGGCGTACATGCGCCTCCAGGTGCGCGCCGCCCAGCGGGAGTTCGGGGACGACGTGGCCGTCGTGTGCGGTGCCTGGCATGTGCCCGCGCTGCGGCGGAAGAGCACGGTCGCCGCCGACAAGGCGCTGCTGAAGGGGCTGCCCAAGGTCAAGACCGAGATGACTTGGGTGCCGTGGACGCACCGCAGGCTGGCCCGCGCCAGCGGCTACGGCGCGGGCATCGACTCGCCGGGATGGTACGGGCATCTGTTCGGCGCGCCCGACCGGCCCGTCGAGCGCTGGATGACGAAGGTGGCCGGACTGCTGCGCGAGGAGGACCGCATCGTCTCCTCGGCGCACGTCATCGAGGCGGTCCGTCTCGCGGAGACGCTGGCGGTGATGCGCGGCCGCCCGCTGCCGGGGCTGAGCGAGACCACCGACGCGATCCGCGCGGTGATGTGCGAGGGCTCCGACGTGCCGCTGGAGCTGATCCGGGACCGGCTGATCGTCGGCGATGTGCTGGGGGAGGTGCCGGAGGCGGCGCCCGCCGTGCCGCTCCAGCGGGACCTGGACCGCGTCCAGCGCCGGCTGCGGCTGAGGCCGGAGGCGCTCGAGCGGGAGCTGGAGCTCGACCTGCGCAAGGAGAACGACGCCGAGCGCAGCAGGCTGCTGCACCGGCTGCGGCTGCTCGGCGTGGCGTGGGGCGAGCCGGTCGCGTCGCGGGGCAGCACCGGGACGTTCCGGGAGACCTGGCGGCTGCGCTGGGAGCCGGAGCTGGCGGTGCGGGTCGCCGAGGCCGGCGTGTGGGGGACCACGGTGCTCGCCGCGGCCACCGCCAGGGCCGAGGCCGACGCGGTCGCCGCGCAGGGGCTCGCCGACGTCACGGCGCTCGCCGAGCGCTGCCTGCTGGCGGAACTGCCGGACGCGCTGCCGGTGGTGATGGACGTCCTGGCCGAACGGGCGGCACTCGACGCGGACGTCGGGCATCTCGCGCAGGCCCTGCCGGCGCTGGTGCGCTCCCTGCGGTACGGCGACGTCCGCGGCACCGACACCGGCGCGCTCGCGGAGGTGGCTGCCGGACTCGCCGAGCGGGTCTTCGTCGGCCTGCCCCCGGCCTGTGTCGGCCTCGACACCGACGCGGCGGACGAGATGCGGCGCCATGTCGACGCGGTGCACGGGGCCCTGGGGCTGCTCGGGGACGCGGTGACCGGGATGCGGCCGCGCTGGCACGGAGTGCTGCGGGTGCTGTCCGGCCGGGACACCGTGCCCGGCGTCATCAGGGGCCGCGCCGTGCGGTTGCTCCTCGACGACGGGGAGCTGCGCCAGGAGGACGCCGCGCGGCTGATGGGGCTGGCGTTGTCGCCGGGAACTCCGCCGGGGGACGCGGCGGCGTGGATCGAGGGCTTCGTCGGCGGGGGATCCGGTGGCGGGATGCTCCTCGTGCACGACGAGCGGCTGCTCGGCCTGGTCGACACCTGGCTGACGGGTGTACCGGCGGAGGCGTTCACCGACGTGCTGCCGCTGCTGCGGCGCACCTTCTCGGCGTACGAGCCGGGCGTCCGGCGCACGCTGGGCGAACTGGTCCGGCGCGGACCGGGGGAGCGGCAGGGCGTGGGCACCGCCGGGGCCGGCATACCCGGCTTCGCCGACGAGCTGGACCGCGAGCGGGCGGACGCGGTGGTGCCGGTCGTACGCCTGCTGCTGGGACTGGACGGGACGGAGGACGGGGCCGCCGGGCGCGGCCGCCCCGCCGCCGGTGACCTTGTGGGGGCGACGGGATGA
- a CDS encoding VWA domain-containing protein has translation MTTELRDPASERLRRWRLVLGGDDADGTGCALSGKDAAMDGALTALYGRGDKKQTGKDRSAGLGASAPSVARWLGDIRTYFPSSVVQVMQRDAIDRLGLSTLLLEPEMLEAVEADVHLVGTLLSLNRAMPETTKETARAVVRKVVEDLEKRLATRTRATLTGALDRSARINRPRHHDIDWNRTIAANLKHYLPEYRTIVPERLIGYGRASQSVKKEVVLCIDQSGSMAASVVYASVFGAVLASMRSIDTRLVVFDTAVVDLTDQLDDPVDVLFGTQLGGGTDINRALAYCQSQITRPAETVVVLISDLYEGGIRDEMLKRVAAMKASGVQFVALLALSDEGAPAYDREHAAALAALGAPAFACTPDLFPEVMAAAIEKRPIPVPDTP, from the coding sequence ATGACGACCGAACTGAGGGACCCGGCGAGCGAGCGGCTGCGCCGCTGGCGGCTTGTGCTGGGCGGGGACGACGCCGACGGCACGGGATGCGCGCTCTCCGGCAAGGACGCCGCGATGGACGGAGCGCTCACCGCCCTCTACGGCAGAGGGGACAAGAAGCAGACCGGCAAGGACCGTTCGGCGGGGCTCGGGGCGTCGGCCCCCTCGGTGGCCCGCTGGCTGGGGGACATCCGGACCTACTTCCCGTCCTCCGTCGTCCAGGTCATGCAGCGCGACGCCATCGACCGGCTCGGCCTGTCCACGCTCCTGCTGGAACCGGAGATGCTGGAGGCGGTCGAGGCCGACGTGCACCTCGTCGGCACGCTGCTCTCGCTCAACCGGGCCATGCCGGAGACCACGAAGGAGACGGCTCGGGCCGTGGTGCGCAAGGTCGTCGAGGACCTGGAGAAGCGGCTCGCCACCCGCACTCGCGCGACCCTCACCGGCGCCCTCGACCGAAGCGCCCGGATCAACCGGCCACGCCACCACGACATCGACTGGAACCGCACGATCGCGGCCAACCTCAAGCACTACCTGCCCGAGTACCGCACGATCGTGCCGGAGCGGCTCATCGGCTACGGGCGGGCCTCGCAGTCGGTGAAGAAGGAGGTCGTCCTCTGCATCGACCAGTCCGGGTCGATGGCGGCGTCCGTGGTGTACGCGTCGGTGTTCGGGGCCGTGCTGGCGTCCATGCGGTCCATCGACACCCGGCTCGTCGTCTTCGACACGGCGGTGGTCGACCTGACCGACCAGCTGGACGATCCCGTCGACGTCCTCTTCGGCACCCAGCTCGGCGGCGGCACGGACATCAACCGGGCGCTCGCGTACTGCCAGTCACAGATCACCCGGCCCGCCGAGACGGTGGTGGTGCTGATCAGCGACCTGTACGAGGGCGGCATACGCGACGAGATGCTCAAGCGGGTCGCGGCCATGAAGGCGTCGGGAGTGCAGTTCGTGGCGCTGCTGGCGCTGTCCGACGAGGGGGCGCCCGCCTACGACCGTGAACACGCGGCGGCGCTGGCGGCGTTGGGCGCGCCGGCCTTCGCCTGCACGCCCGACCTGTTCCCGGAGGTGATGGCGGCGGCCATCGAGAAGCGGCCGATCCCGGTGCCGGACACTCCCTGA
- the sucC gene encoding ADP-forming succinate--CoA ligase subunit beta, whose product MDLFEYQARDLFAKHDVPVLAGEVIDTPEAARAATERLGGKSVVKAQVKVGGRGKAGGVKLAASADEAVARATDILGMDIKGHTVHKVMIAETAPEILEEYYVSFLLDRANRTFLSIASVEGGMEIEEVAATRPEAVAKIAIDAIDGVDEAKAREIVEAAKFPAEVADKVANVLIKLWDTFIKSDALLVEVNPLAKVASGEVLALDGKVSLDDNAEFRHPEYEELHDKAAANPLEAAAKEKNLNYVKLDGEVGIIGNGAGLVMSTLDVVAYAGEKHGNVKPANFLDIGGGASAQVMANGLEIILGDPDVKSVFVNVFGGITACDEVANGIVQALKLLEDRGENVSKPLVVRLDGNNAELGRQILTDANHPLVQRVDTMDGAADKAAELAHAAK is encoded by the coding sequence GTGGACCTGTTCGAGTACCAGGCGAGGGACCTCTTCGCCAAGCACGATGTACCGGTGCTGGCCGGTGAAGTCATCGACACGCCTGAGGCGGCCCGCGCAGCCACCGAGCGTCTCGGTGGCAAGTCCGTCGTCAAGGCCCAGGTGAAGGTCGGTGGCCGCGGCAAGGCCGGCGGCGTGAAGCTGGCCGCGAGCGCGGACGAGGCCGTGGCCCGTGCGACCGACATCCTCGGCATGGACATCAAGGGCCACACGGTCCACAAGGTGATGATCGCCGAGACGGCCCCGGAGATCCTGGAGGAGTACTACGTCTCCTTCCTCCTCGACCGTGCCAACCGCACCTTCCTCTCCATCGCGTCCGTCGAGGGCGGCATGGAGATCGAGGAGGTGGCGGCCACCCGTCCGGAGGCCGTCGCCAAGATCGCGATCGACGCCATCGACGGCGTGGACGAGGCCAAGGCCCGCGAGATCGTCGAGGCCGCCAAGTTCCCGGCCGAGGTCGCGGACAAGGTCGCCAACGTCCTGATCAAGCTGTGGGACACCTTCATCAAGTCGGACGCCCTCCTCGTCGAGGTCAACCCGCTCGCGAAGGTCGCCTCCGGCGAGGTCCTCGCCCTGGACGGCAAGGTGTCGCTCGACGACAACGCCGAGTTCCGTCACCCCGAGTACGAGGAGCTCCACGACAAGGCCGCGGCGAACCCGCTCGAGGCCGCCGCCAAGGAGAAGAACCTCAACTACGTCAAGCTCGACGGCGAGGTCGGCATCATCGGCAACGGCGCGGGTCTCGTCATGAGCACCCTGGACGTCGTCGCGTACGCCGGTGAGAAGCACGGCAACGTCAAGCCGGCCAACTTCCTGGACATCGGCGGTGGCGCCTCCGCCCAGGTCATGGCCAACGGCCTCGAGATCATCCTCGGCGACCCGGACGTCAAGTCCGTCTTCGTCAACGTCTTCGGTGGCATCACCGCCTGCGACGAGGTCGCCAACGGCATCGTCCAGGCCCTGAAGCTGCTCGAGGACCGCGGCGAGAACGTCAGCAAGCCGCTCGTCGTTCGTCTCGACGGCAACAACGCCGAGCTCGGCCGGCAGATCCTCACCGACGCCAACCACCCGCTGGTGCAGCGCGTCGACACCATGGACGGCGCGGCCGACAAGGCCGCCGAGCTGGCCCACGCCGCCAAGTAA
- the sucD gene encoding succinate--CoA ligase subunit alpha, with translation MAIWLNKDSKVIVQGMTGATGMKHTKLMLGDGTNVVGGVNPRKAGQTVDFDGTEVPVFGTVKEAIEKTGANVTVIFVPEKFTKDAVVEAIDAEIPLAVVITEGIAVHDSAAFWAYAGKKGNKTRIIGPNCPGIITPGGSNVGIIPGDITKPGRIGLVSKSGTLTYQMMYELRDIGFSTAVGIGGDPIIGTTHIDALAAFEADPDTDLIVMIGEIGGDAEERAAEYISKNVTKPVVGYVAGFTAPEGKTMGHAGAIVSGSSGTAQAKKEALEAAGVKVGKTPTETAKLAREILGG, from the coding sequence ATGGCTATCTGGCTCAACAAGGACAGCAAGGTCATCGTCCAGGGCATGACCGGCGCCACGGGCATGAAGCACACCAAGCTCATGCTCGGTGACGGCACCAACGTCGTGGGCGGCGTGAACCCGCGCAAGGCGGGTCAGACCGTGGACTTCGACGGCACCGAGGTACCCGTCTTCGGGACCGTCAAGGAGGCCATCGAGAAGACCGGCGCCAACGTCACCGTCATCTTCGTGCCGGAGAAGTTCACGAAGGACGCGGTCGTCGAGGCCATCGACGCCGAGATCCCGCTGGCCGTCGTGATCACCGAGGGCATCGCCGTGCACGACTCGGCCGCCTTCTGGGCGTACGCCGGCAAGAAGGGCAACAAGACCCGGATCATCGGCCCGAACTGCCCCGGCATCATCACCCCGGGCGGCTCGAACGTCGGCATCATCCCCGGCGACATCACGAAGCCGGGCCGCATCGGCCTGGTCTCGAAGTCCGGCACGCTGACGTACCAGATGATGTACGAGCTGCGTGACATCGGCTTCTCGACGGCCGTCGGCATCGGTGGCGACCCGATCATCGGCACCACGCACATCGACGCGCTCGCCGCGTTCGAGGCCGACCCCGACACCGACCTGATCGTCATGATCGGTGAGATCGGCGGCGACGCCGAGGAGCGTGCCGCGGAGTACATCTCGAAGAACGTGACCAAGCCGGTCGTCGGCTACGTCGCGGGCTTCACCGCGCCCGAGGGCAAGACCATGGGCCACGCCGGCGCCATCGTCTCCGGTTCGTCCGGCACCGCCCAGGCGAAGAAGGAGGCCCTGGAGGCCGCGGGCGTCAAGGTCGGCAAGACGCCGACCGAGACGGCGAAGCTCGCCCGCGAGATCCTGGGCGGCTGA
- a CDS encoding helix-turn-helix domain-containing protein, with amino-acid sequence MTQSPATPLPPPTERRRLREAGSLTQAQVAERVGVSRRTVRAWETGRAAPSGREGEAYLDLLRTLEEQREDQERSADVDVTEHHTAAGIEGESGTATATEGNDGLAGDAAADPTGPRPGRPLTPAQAFDALYAFCAPALVRQTYLLTGRRELARESVERAFEIAWQRWPEVARDPDPAGWVRATAYDFALSPWHRFRPRYRHPEPPPADTADRLLLDVLLDLTPSQRRTLLLYDGVGLDLPETAAETEATTPAAANRILTARAAVATRMPTLADPDDLHRRLAELASAERLRASAAPAVREGGERRARFWTRAAIAFTVALIGTTALTLRTAPTRYEPPVPPGATVHGVPPPVAPGPLSHKEQKLRDKLRSEPHAGPERLAPQPF; translated from the coding sequence GTGACGCAGAGCCCGGCAACGCCGCTTCCCCCGCCCACGGAGCGCCGACGCCTGCGCGAGGCCGGGTCCTTGACGCAGGCTCAGGTCGCGGAACGGGTCGGCGTCAGCCGCCGGACGGTGCGCGCGTGGGAGACCGGCCGCGCGGCTCCGTCGGGCCGGGAGGGCGAGGCGTACCTGGATCTGCTGAGGACCCTCGAGGAGCAGAGGGAGGATCAGGAACGGTCCGCGGACGTTGACGTGACGGAACATCACACGGCGGCCGGCATCGAGGGCGAGTCCGGGACCGCGACCGCGACCGAGGGGAACGACGGTCTCGCCGGGGACGCCGCGGCCGACCCCACCGGCCCACGGCCCGGCCGACCCCTCACTCCCGCCCAGGCGTTCGACGCGCTCTACGCCTTCTGCGCCCCCGCCCTCGTACGGCAGACCTACCTGCTCACCGGGCGGCGGGAGCTGGCGCGGGAGTCCGTCGAGCGGGCCTTCGAGATCGCCTGGCAGCGCTGGCCCGAGGTCGCGCGGGACCCCGACCCGGCGGGCTGGGTGCGGGCGACGGCGTACGACTTCGCGCTGTCGCCCTGGCACCGGTTCCGCCCCCGCTACCGGCACCCCGAGCCCCCTCCGGCCGACACCGCCGACCGGCTCCTGCTCGACGTCCTGCTCGACCTCACCCCGTCGCAGCGCCGCACCCTGCTCCTGTACGACGGTGTCGGCCTCGACCTGCCCGAGACGGCGGCCGAGACCGAGGCGACCACCCCGGCCGCCGCCAACCGCATCCTGACCGCCCGGGCCGCCGTCGCCACCCGGATGCCCACCCTCGCCGACCCGGACGATCTCCACCGCCGGCTGGCCGAGCTGGCCTCGGCGGAACGTCTGCGGGCCTCCGCCGCCCCGGCCGTCCGCGAGGGCGGCGAACGCCGGGCCCGCTTCTGGACGCGCGCGGCGATCGCGTTCACCGTGGCGCTGATCGGCACGACCGCGCTGACGCTGCGGACCGCCCCCACCCGGTACGAGCCGCCGGTGCCGCCGGGGGCGACGGTGCACGGGGTACCGCCACCGGTGGCGCCGGGGCCGCTGTCGCACAAGGAGCAGAAGCTGCGCGACAAGCTCCGCTCCGAGCCGCACGCCGGCCCGGAGCGGCTCGCGCCCCAGCCGTTCTAG